The following are encoded together in the Methanosarcina flavescens genome:
- a CDS encoding (Fe-S)-binding protein, translating into MEIVEKHRSNCTECGQCLEVCPRYNDLCLLGRLYSYLEGKAEIDPKSLLRCLTCGLCVDACPETLGIKMLISPARQKWANENGLTDRQTMVDPESKNNLFRKIAELDETPIYKNSPGSVVYFPGCAGTYINKIMAQSAVALLEKAAVDYTVLSGVEYCCGAVSAGAGDPGPMRRNGQRNIEEIRKRGAKILITACPGCFKAFKDIYPRMFDKLDFQVLHVSQYLELLVREGKLIPETVLKHRVFYHDPCHLTRAMGVYQEARDVLESIQGTELANETTENSACCGFGGGVRVNYPSESLDIASDRYRAAEKLGCDVIITNCGGCMQNLIEAGKGEKIKVFDLAEYLSLACGIKIEREDTRMLELINKAYRLCISGYGKSDDL; encoded by the coding sequence ATGGAAATAGTAGAAAAGCACAGGTCAAATTGTACGGAATGCGGACAATGTCTTGAAGTCTGTCCTCGCTACAATGACCTCTGCTTGCTTGGCCGGCTTTACAGTTACCTTGAGGGGAAAGCAGAGATTGATCCCAAGTCCCTGTTGCGTTGCCTGACCTGCGGGCTCTGTGTGGATGCCTGCCCCGAGACCCTGGGAATTAAAATGCTTATTTCTCCTGCCAGACAGAAATGGGCTAATGAAAACGGGCTTACCGACAGGCAGACGATGGTAGATCCCGAATCTAAAAACAACCTTTTCAGGAAAATTGCCGAGCTTGATGAAACCCCTATATATAAGAATAGCCCAGGCTCGGTAGTGTATTTTCCCGGTTGTGCAGGCACATATATCAACAAAATCATGGCGCAGTCTGCAGTTGCACTGCTGGAGAAAGCAGCAGTCGATTATACTGTCCTTAGCGGGGTTGAGTACTGTTGCGGAGCTGTGTCCGCAGGCGCAGGCGATCCTGGACCTATGCGCAGAAACGGACAGCGCAATATTGAGGAAATTAGAAAAAGAGGAGCGAAAATTCTTATTACTGCCTGTCCAGGCTGCTTTAAAGCGTTTAAAGATATCTATCCGAGAATGTTTGATAAACTTGATTTTCAGGTGCTGCACGTTTCCCAGTACCTTGAACTTCTGGTAAGAGAAGGAAAACTTATTCCTGAAACTGTCCTCAAGCATAGAGTCTTTTATCACGATCCCTGCCATCTGACCAGGGCAATGGGCGTATACCAGGAAGCGAGAGATGTGCTTGAGAGTATACAGGGTACCGAACTTGCCAACGAAACCACGGAAAATTCAGCCTGCTGCGGTTTCGGAGGTGGGGTAAGGGTCAATTACCCATCCGAATCGCTAGATATAGCTTCCGATCGCTACAGGGCTGCTGAAAAATTGGGCTGCGATGTAATTATCACAAACTGTGGGGGCTGCATGCAGAATCTTATTGAAGCCGGGAAGGGTGAAAAAATAAAAGTTTTCGACCTTGCAGAATATCTTTCCCTCGCCTGTGGAATAAAAATTGAGAGGGAAGATACAAGAATGCTTGAACTCATCAACAAAGCTTACAGACTCTGCATTTCAGGATACGGGAAATCTGACGATTTATAA